Proteins co-encoded in one Ziziphus jujuba cultivar Dongzao chromosome 9, ASM3175591v1 genomic window:
- the LOC107427771 gene encoding receptor-like protein 43, which translates to MGELVQHSPLCHNDKSSALLQFKDSFVIDKFASYGSSAYPKTASWAQGKNRDCCFWDGVKCDEDTRHVITLLLNSSCLHGSINSTSALFQLSQLHVLDLSNNDFNQSQIPFALADLSKLTYLDLELSGFFGLIPPSIGKLTMLTYLSLSRNKLNGQIPYVFGNLSRLTYLGLAGCSFSDFLVPLCKLTSTTHLYISENYHLNGQIPFFLPKLTQLNFLDISFNNLSGQIPPWFGNLTQLTSLLLEQNSLQDILPKSFSRLKNLEYLDLRLNHLSGTVDFDMFLGMKNLKQLQLSANKLSVVTTETNSSTNITSTIPQFDVLVLDSCNLRNFPGILSYQNNLMVLSLHGNQIQGKVPKWVLNISLEIMSGLLLSGNFLTGFDQPPLAVLPWVHLQIFDISYNILEGSLPIPPPSTVSYGAISNKLSGQVSLAFCNFSSISHINFGDNKLSGMLSDCLVNLSDSLLVLNLANNSFGGTMPKICTDGSQLRMIDLSYNKFEGRLPRSLRSCKLPSEYFQKWNSMKAFDATNSSYMKVDSNFITRTSAHSNSSLTLLYPMSIKITIKGVDRVFRKIQDVLVVIDFSNNMLEGEIPDSIGSLEGIQVLNLSNNILNGSIPSTLGSITLLESLDLSQNRLHGEIPPQLKHLNFLAIFNVSHNNLAGPIPQGNQFATFETSSYDGNLGLCGYPLATKCWNSESPKLRLPASEEKGDSGLPFDFDWITVLPGYASGLVVGIVGGNFVIVKKQFWFLKRQMKRKIRRGFRS; encoded by the exons ATGGGAGAACTAGTCCAACATTCA CCACTTTGCCACAATGACAAGAGCAGTGCCTTATTGCAGTTCAAAGACAGCTTTGTTATTGACAAATTTGCTTCTTATGGATCTTCTGCTTATCCAAAGACGGCATCTTGGGCACAAGGAAAGAACCGTGATTGTTGCTTCTGGGACGGTGTCAAGTGCGATGAGGATACCAGGCATGTCATCACACTTCTTCTCAACAGTAGTTGTCTTCACGGTTCTATCAACTCCACCAGCGCTCTTTTCCAACTTTCTCAACTCCATGTCCTTGACCTTTCCAACAATGATTTTAATCAATCTCAAATCCCATTTGCTCTGGCAGATCTTTCAAAATTAACATATCTCGACCTTGAGCTCAGTGGGTTCTTTGGTTTGATTCCTCCATCAATTGGTAAGCTAACTATGCTTACTTATTTGTCCCTTTCACGAAATAAGTTGAACGGTCAAATCCCATATGTATTCGGAAATCTTTCAAGATTAACATATCTAGGCCTTGCAGGTTGTAGTTTTTCTGATTTTTTGGTCCCACTTTGTAAGCTAACTAGTACTACGCATTTGTACATTTCAGAAAATTATCATTTGAATGGTCAAATTCCCTTTTTTCTTCCAAAACTCACCCAACTCAACTTTTTAGATAttagttttaataatttaagtGGTCAAATTCCACCGTGGTTTGGAAACTTAACCCAATTAACTTCCTTGCTTCTTGAACAAAATAGCTTGCAAGATATCCTGCCAAAATCATTTTCTAGACTCAAGAATCTTGAATATCTTGATCTTAGGTTGAATCATTTGAGTGGAACTGTGGATTTTGACATGTTTCTTGGCATGAAGAATCTCAAACAACTCCAATTATCAGCTAACAAATTGTCAGTGGTCACTACTGAAACCAACAGTAGTACAAATATTACTAGTACTATACCTCAGTTTGATGTTTTAGTATTGGATTCGTGCAATTTACGTAACTTCCCTGGTATCTTAAGCTACCAAAACAATCTAATGGTTTTGTCACTTCATGGAAACCAAATACAGGGTAAAGTTCCCAAGTGGGTATTGAACATTAGCTTAGAAATCATGTCAGGTTTGCTACTTTCTGGAAATTTTTTGACAGGCTTTGACCAACCTCCGTTGGCGGTTCTTCCATGGGTTCATCTTCAGATATTTGATATTTCCTATAACATCCTGGAAGGATCACTCCCGATTCCACCACCATCCACTGTGAGCTATGGGGCTATAAGCAACAAACTGAGTGGACAAGTTTCACTAGCATTCTGCAATTTTAGTTCCATTAGCCATATTAATTTTGGGGATAACAAATTGAGTGGCATGCTTTCAGACTGCTTGGTAAATCTCAGCGATTCACTTTTAGTTCTAAATCTGGCAAATAACTCTTTTGGTGGTACCATGCCTAAAATCTGCACAGATGGAAGCCAGCTAAGGATGATTGATCTAAGCTACAATAAGTTCGAAGGGCGCTTACCACGATCATTGCGCAGTT GTAAGTTGCCATCTGAATACTTCCAAAAATGGAACTCCATGAAAGCTTTTGATGCTACCAATTCATCTTATATGAAAGTAGACTCAAATTTCATTACCAGGACCTCGGCTCACTCCAATTCTTCATTGACCCTACTCTATCCAATGtcaatcaaaataacaattaaaggTGTGGATAGGGTTTTTCGTAAGATCCAAGATGTTTTAGTAGTGATTGATTTCTCAAACAACATGCTCGAAGGAGAGATTCCAGATTCCATTGGGAGCTTAGAAGGGATTCAAGTTCTTAACCTCTCCAACAACATTCTTAATGGCAGCATACCATCAACCTTGGGAAGCATAACGCTGCTTGAGTCGCTTGATCTTTCTCAAAACAGGCTCCATGGAGAGATCCCTCCTCAACTGAAACATCTCAATTTTCTTGCTATCTTCAATGTATCTCATAACAATCTTGCAGGACCTATACCACAAGGAAACCAGTTTGCTACATTCGAAACAAGTTCATATGATGGGAACTTGGGGTTATGTGGTTATCCATTGGCAACAAAGTGTTGGAATTCTGAGTCCCCAAAATTACGACTGCCAGCTTCTGAAGAGAAGGGTGACTCAGGGCTTCCATTTGATTTTGATTGGATCACAGTCTTGCCAGGATATGCAAGTGGGCTAGTAGTTGGAATTGTTGGTGGGAATTTTGTTATTGTGAAGAAGCAGTTTTGGTTTCTGAAGAggcaaatgaaaaggaaaattagaaGGGGATTTAGAAGCTGA